Proteins from a genomic interval of Streptococcus sp. D7B5:
- the rpsG gene encoding 30S ribosomal protein S7 yields MSRKNRAPKRDVLPDPLYNSQLVTRLINRVMLDGKRGTAASIVYGAFEQIKEATGNDALEVFETAMENIMPVLEVRARRVGGSNYQVPVEVRPERRTTLGLRWLVTIARLRGEHTMQDRLAKEILDAANNTGAAVKKREDTHRMAEANRAFAHFRW; encoded by the coding sequence ATGAGTCGTAAAAATAGAGCTCCAAAGCGTGACGTATTGCCAGATCCGCTTTACAATTCACAACTAGTTACTCGTCTTATCAACCGCGTTATGCTTGATGGTAAACGTGGTACAGCTGCTTCAATCGTTTACGGTGCTTTTGAGCAAATCAAAGAAGCTACTGGAAACGATGCACTTGAAGTATTTGAAACAGCTATGGAAAACATCATGCCTGTACTTGAAGTACGTGCACGTCGTGTTGGTGGATCTAACTACCAAGTCCCAGTTGAAGTTCGTCCAGAACGTCGTACAACACTTGGACTTCGTTGGTTGGTAACAATCGCTCGCCTTCGTGGTGAACACACAATGCAAGACCGTCTTGCAAAAGAAATCTTGGATGCTGCTAACAACACTGGTGCAGCTGTTAAGAAACGTGAAGACACTCACCGTATGGCTGAAGCTAACCGTGCCTTCGCACACTTCCGTTGGTAA
- a CDS encoding ABC transporter permease, whose amino-acid sequence MKNMTSLMKVEIILMKRQAIYYLLSIGLPSVFYLIFSGMMSGSDIPEIALQAYLFAMTLFSIMSSAFFSIPSTLESDKTNNWQKLIQHSPVSMVEYYVSKLFSTLLTFLLSVIVVFSVGHFVRGVTLPWLDWLVIGVMLLVGSVVFISMGVLVSLLPSAQLMTVVGNIAYIALAVLGGLWFPLDSFPEWLQSIGKLTPTYQLMQVVSTYLEHHEFNILAALVVLGYTVFFGVLVIQLKKRIEVK is encoded by the coding sequence ATGAAAAATATGACAAGTCTCATGAAAGTAGAAATCATTCTGATGAAACGGCAAGCCATCTACTACTTGCTATCCATCGGACTTCCAAGTGTGTTTTACCTTATCTTTTCTGGTATGATGTCAGGGTCAGATATTCCAGAAATTGCTCTTCAAGCCTATCTTTTTGCCATGACGCTCTTTAGTATCATGTCAAGTGCTTTTTTCAGTATCCCAAGCACACTCGAGTCTGATAAGACAAACAACTGGCAAAAATTGATTCAACATTCTCCCGTATCTATGGTAGAATATTATGTATCAAAACTGTTCAGCACTCTGCTAACTTTCTTGTTATCAGTTATAGTTGTCTTTTCGGTTGGTCATTTTGTCCGTGGAGTGACTCTGCCTTGGCTTGATTGGTTGGTAATCGGAGTTATGTTACTGGTTGGAAGCGTGGTCTTTATCAGTATGGGGGTCTTGGTGAGCTTGCTTCCTAGTGCTCAATTGATGACGGTTGTTGGAAATATTGCCTATATTGCTTTGGCTGTCCTAGGTGGACTGTGGTTCCCCTTGGATTCCTTCCCAGAATGGCTCCAATCTATTGGCAAACTGACCCCAACCTATCAACTGATGCAGGTTGTTTCTACTTATTTGGAGCATCACGAGTTTAACATTCTTGCTGCCTTGGTTGTGCTAGGCTATACAGTTTTCTTTGGTGTACTGGTCATTCAACTGAAAAAACGGATTGAGGTAAAATAA
- a CDS encoding ABC transporter ATP-binding protein — MTVIKVEKLSKKIKDKEILRNISFEINDGECVALIGPNGAGKTTLIDCLLGDKFVSSGQIAIQGFAPTDPRLKQLISILPQENTVVQDLKVKELLSFFQSIYPNSLSNQEIDDLLRFSDKQKNQLAGKLSGGQKRLFSFVLALIGRPKILFLDEPTAAMDTSTRQHFWEIVNQLKKNGATIVYSSHYIEEVEHTADRILVLHKGELIRDTTPYAMRGEEQEKHFTVPLTYQEVISTLDQIQELEIKQNALSFTTKEASQVWKVLQEKGCTIEEIEVRNRTLLDSIFETTQD, encoded by the coding sequence ATGACTGTGATTAAAGTTGAGAAATTGAGTAAGAAAATAAAAGACAAGGAGATCTTGCGGAACATCTCCTTTGAAATCAACGATGGTGAATGTGTCGCCTTGATCGGACCTAACGGAGCAGGTAAGACGACCTTGATTGATTGCCTCTTGGGCGACAAGTTCGTGAGCTCAGGTCAGATAGCTATTCAAGGCTTTGCACCAACAGATCCTCGATTAAAGCAGCTTATTTCTATCTTACCTCAAGAAAATACGGTGGTTCAAGACTTGAAAGTGAAAGAACTCTTATCCTTCTTTCAATCAATCTATCCAAACAGTCTCTCCAATCAAGAAATTGATGATTTGCTGAGATTCTCGGACAAGCAGAAAAATCAGCTCGCGGGCAAGCTATCTGGTGGGCAAAAACGTTTGTTCTCTTTTGTGTTGGCACTAATAGGTCGTCCGAAAATTCTATTTTTAGACGAACCAACTGCTGCCATGGATACCTCGACACGTCAGCATTTTTGGGAAATTGTCAATCAGTTAAAGAAAAATGGTGCCACCATTGTCTACTCTTCTCACTATATCGAAGAGGTAGAACATACGGCTGACCGCATTTTGGTACTCCACAAGGGAGAATTGATTCGCGATACGACACCTTATGCCATGCGTGGTGAAGAACAAGAAAAACATTTTACGGTACCACTAACTTATCAGGAAGTTATCAGCACTTTGGACCAGATTCAAGAGCTTGAAATCAAGCAAAATGCTCTTTCCTTCACAACCAAAGAAGCCAGCCAGGTATGGAAAGTCTTGCAAGAAAAGGGCTGCACGATCGAAGAAATTGAAGTTCGCAATCGAACTCTCTTAGACAGTATCTTCGAAACGACTCAAGATTAA
- a CDS encoding response regulator transcription factor, which translates to MKLLVAEDQSMLRDAMCQLLAFQPDVDSVLQAKDGQEAIQLLEKESVDIAILDVEMPVKTGLEVLEWIRAEKLETKVVVVTTFKRPGYFERAIKAGVDAYVLKERSIADLMQTLHTVLEGRKEYSPELMEVVMTHPNPLTEQEIAVLKGIAQGLSNQEIADQLYLSNGTVRNYVTNIFSKLDAGNRTEAANIAKESGWL; encoded by the coding sequence ATGAAATTACTTGTTGCAGAAGATCAAAGTATGTTGCGAGATGCTATGTGCCAGTTGCTTGCCTTTCAACCAGATGTAGATTCTGTCCTACAAGCCAAGGATGGCCAAGAAGCAATCCAACTTTTAGAAAAAGAGTCTGTCGATATCGCCATTCTTGACGTAGAAATGCCTGTTAAGACAGGCCTCGAAGTCTTGGAGTGGATACGAGCAGAAAAGCTAGAAACAAAGGTGGTTGTGGTGACAACCTTCAAGCGCCCTGGCTATTTTGAACGCGCGATTAAGGCTGGAGTGGATGCCTATGTCTTGAAAGAAAGAAGCATTGCAGACCTCATGCAAACCTTGCACACTGTTCTCGAAGGACGCAAGGAATATTCGCCTGAATTGATGGAAGTGGTGATGACGCACCCCAATCCGTTGACAGAACAAGAGATTGCTGTCTTAAAGGGAATCGCTCAGGGCTTATCCAACCAAGAAATTGCAGACCAACTCTATCTATCAAACGGAACCGTCCGAAACTATGTCACCAATATTTTTTCCAAGTTAGATGCAGGCAATCGAACAGAGGCAGCCAACATCGCAAAAGAATCTGGTTGGCTTTGA
- the rpsL gene encoding 30S ribosomal protein S12 produces MPTINQLVRKPRKSKVEKSKSPALNVGYNSHKKVQTNVSSPQKRGVATRVGTMTPKKPNSALRKFARVRLSNLIEVTAYIPGIGHNLQEHSVVLLRGGRVKDLPGVRYHIVRGALDTAGVNDRKQGRSKYGTKRPKA; encoded by the coding sequence ATGCCTACAATTAACCAATTGGTTCGCAAACCGCGTAAATCAAAAGTAGAAAAATCTAAATCACCAGCTTTGAACGTTGGTTACAACAGTCACAAAAAAGTTCAAACAAACGTTTCTTCACCACAAAAACGTGGTGTTGCAACTCGTGTGGGAACAATGACACCTAAAAAACCTAACTCTGCCCTTCGTAAATTCGCTCGTGTACGTTTGAGCAACCTTATCGAAGTTACTGCCTACATCCCAGGTATCGGACACAACTTGCAAGAGCACAGCGTGGTGCTTCTTCGTGGTGGACGTGTAAAAGACCTTCCAGGGGTACGTTACCATATCGTCCGTGGTGCACTTGATACTGCAGGTGTTAACGATCGTAAACAAGGCCGTTCTAAATACGGTACTAAACGTCCAAAAGCATAA
- a CDS encoding sensor histidine kinase yields the protein MLEKFKNIHYMFHISIVFIIFPIAGVIVGDYPLLTLLWTLLFVLAFYSVLISQNRTVQWLAWWSMLVYIFYTSVWLSSGFTWFIFYLSNLLIYELDEISFHSWRFVSFIVLQPFILTGIYMVNHVSPWQLLFFLVTFIFSDAMTFGLYRIRLSEDIKEEKMKQNAKLNLFLAENERSRIGQDLHDSLGHTFAMLSVKTDLALQLLQMQAYPQVEKELREIQQISKESMREVRTIIENLKTRTLASEFATVKKMLEIAGIETEINHQLDTASLTQELESTASMILLELVTNIIKHAKASKAYLKLERTEKELILTVRDDGCGFASLKGDELHTARDRVLPFSGEVKVISQKHPTEVQVRLPYKERN from the coding sequence ATGTTGGAAAAATTTAAAAACATTCATTATATGTTTCATATTTCAATTGTGTTTATCATCTTTCCTATAGCGGGTGTCATCGTTGGAGATTACCCGCTTTTAACCTTGCTATGGACCCTACTATTTGTACTTGCCTTCTATTCGGTTTTAATCAGTCAGAATCGCACCGTGCAGTGGCTAGCATGGTGGTCCATGCTTGTCTACATTTTTTATACATCTGTTTGGCTAAGTTCAGGTTTCACATGGTTTATCTTTTATTTATCCAATCTCCTTATTTATGAGCTGGATGAGATTTCTTTTCACTCTTGGCGTTTTGTCAGTTTTATTGTCCTGCAACCATTTATTCTGACCGGAATCTATATGGTCAATCATGTTAGTCCCTGGCAGCTACTCTTTTTCTTGGTGACCTTTATCTTTTCCGATGCAATGACCTTTGGTCTTTATCGAATTCGATTGTCGGAGGACATAAAAGAAGAAAAGATGAAACAAAATGCCAAGCTCAATCTTTTCTTGGCTGAAAACGAACGCAGTCGTATCGGTCAGGATCTTCATGACAGTCTAGGCCATACCTTTGCCATGTTGAGTGTGAAGACGGACCTTGCCCTACAACTTCTTCAAATGCAGGCCTATCCACAGGTGGAAAAGGAATTAAGAGAAATACAGCAAATTAGCAAAGAATCAATGCGTGAAGTTCGTACAATTATCGAAAATCTTAAAACAAGAACCCTTGCTTCCGAGTTTGCGACTGTTAAAAAAATGCTGGAAATTGCAGGAATTGAAACGGAAATCAATCACCAACTAGATACAGCTAGCCTAACTCAGGAATTAGAATCAACGGCCTCCATGATTTTACTTGAGTTAGTGACCAATATCATCAAACATGCCAAAGCATCCAAAGCTTACTTGAAATTAGAACGAACAGAGAAAGAACTCATTCTAACAGTGAGAGATGATGGCTGTGGCTTTGCTTCTCTAAAAGGGGATGAACTCCATACTGCTCGAGACCGTGTCCTTCCTTTTTCAGGAGAAGTAAAAGTGATTAGTCAGAAACATCCAACTGAAGTGCAGGTTCGGCTACCTTATAAGGAGAGAAACTAA